TCCTAATAATAAGcattgaaatataatttattagaaaataattttactaAAACAAGTAACTGAAATAATgaattttatgtaaaaatatcTCTCTTCGATTATTGTCTCTTTCATTTCATATTTATTACTCTCCCCATACGTcatcctctctctttctttctctttattataactatttatatgTCATCCCCTCCATCTCTCCTATTACCATATGTTCCTTTATCTCAAATGTATCATTACTTTTTATATGCATATTTGACTACCTTTTATGTGCCTATTTGACTGCatttaaaaagttaaaattattttttaaaataaaagtattattttaaatgttattaaaaaaataatttaaaaaattattttataattttagtatttttatgattaaaatttattaaatttaattttaaattattttttaatattttctaattaatatattttaaaaagtaattttttcaacaataattttaacaaaaatacTAAATAAGTCCTATGTATATCCTCCCCCTCTCTCTTTCCTCCCGTTTTCCACCGTAATACATATATTATTATTCTATGTATTATTATTCTCCCTCTATGTAACTTctaaaactctctctctctcatgactatgttaatatttttttctctcatagatgaataataataaataagaatattttattaataaaattatttataattttattaataaaattataaataatttaattaatgaaaaaatacaTAAATGCTTTtatatttaagtaaataattacattttaaaaattattatatttttatttaattaaatatattttaaaattcaacTTTTCAAAATGATGTGATAAATTAGATAATAAAATTAAGCATATTACTAatcttaatatttataatattttttaatatagattataattattaaatttatttttattagttatatattttataaaatttacccttgcaaaTGTCTTTTCTAAATttgtataaaataaatatttttgtataataaagtaaaattttttatttaattgaaaaaataattGGCTGACGCATGTTTGTTCCCACCCTTCGATCTCCTTATTAATCCAAAAAATAATCTATTTTACCCTAGGCTACGTCGTTTGAACAAGCTCTCCCTTCACAAGTAAACCTAAACCCTCCATTCACAAATAACGGAACCTGCAAGCTTACACAACCGGCACTCTGCCCACCTCCCGGCAAGGCTCCACCGGATTCCCTCTCACTGTCATCGCCATCCTTTCCTCTCCTTCAGCCTCTCTCTCAGTCTATCGGCCCTCAAGCTCGCCACTGCTACTTCACGTGTTGCCGCTTCTAACAGGTGAGTTATTTTGTTCTTCCAGATCTTGTTCCCTTCTCTCAATCTGAAGCAAATTAGATGTATTGATATCTGATATTGGTTTATGTGATTTATGCTCTAATATGATGTTGGCTTTAAAAAATGTTGGCTTTGTTGATATATTGACATGTTGCTTTATATGATTTATGCTCTAGTTTGGTTTTAGCGGCAgctttgttgtctttaatgaaattcTTAAGCAGCATCTTAGAAAAGTTGTTTGAGTTATTTCATATTTTAACATTTATACAGAAAATTAATAATCTAACAAAAGTTTTTCTCATACGTGCAAAACTTCCTGCAGATATATTGCCTTCTCTCATCTTCTACATGAATGAATTTACTATAATACTACTGAAATATCTGTGATTTTATGTTCTACTCTTCCTATTGGGTATGGCCATATGTATTTACTCGAGGTCTTTAACCGTGTAAACACTCTTTTTTCTTTGCGGATTTTGgtgttatgtttttttttttttttgggggggggggtgttGCTGAAATTTGCAGggtattgtattattgattgattGTGCGTTGCATCTGGATTGTTGAtagttctcttcttcttcttcttcttcttttttattttattttatttttaataaatattatggaACGAGGATTGTTGGGAAATTGGAAGAATGGCATCTAGGTATTGCATGAGTTTAGTTGCTGAAGCTTTGAATTTTGATTGAATCTTGAAATTGAAAGATAACCGATTGACTGAACTGAATCAAACTGATTTATTTTGATTCAGTCTCTCACAAATGCattttggtttttcaattttggttcagTTCCAATGGTAACCAGCCAAATACTTTGCCCAAATTTAAAGTGTTGTTATTTCGCATGTTTGATATAATTTATGTATTATGATTAACATTTTTATATCATGTTTTATGTATTatgtaactccgcctaagtagtttgcgcttagccggtcccaagcccggataaaggaggagggttgcggtaggtgacaaccagcgtaaaaatttcgtcacaccttatgatatggattcaaatgatataaacgttgggcgtcctctactaacgatgcgctacatcggagcccgggtgtagtgagaaatatgcaagggtgtagggcgttcaccgaaagtgaCACGTCATACCGGCGcctgggtgtggtgttaagtgagtaagggttcccacatcatggacgggtgtgggtaaagaagttagtccataggatagatagtggaacagaacataagatagacatagaaaacaatagaagatattataaaatgagaccaattaggaaggaacagaataggaggaggatcagggttggtacttggaatgttgaattacttacaggaaaattaatggagcttgtggataccttggaaaggagaatggtgaatattacttgcattcaggagactaaatgggtaggagagaaaagcaaggaagtgggtaattcaaggtacaaactgtggtttaccggaaggTAGAGAAATaaaaacggagtgggcataatcatagacaggacattgaaagacgctgtaatagctgtgaaaagagtaggagatagaattatactagtaaagttagtactagaaggaaaaacaataaatgtagttagtgcttatgccccacaaataggactagatagtgagagtaaacaaaggttgtgggaagatatggatgatttaatgcaaagcttaccgaatgaagagaatattttcattggtggagatttgaatggacatgtagaaagtgataggcaaggctatgagaatgttcatgggggttttggttttggcagtcgaaatgaagagggaaaaaatatcctagattttgctatggcatacgacctaatactagcaaatacctattttataaaaagagagtcacatttaatgactttcaaaagtgggcaacatagaagccaaatcgatttcctcttaaccaggaagacaaatagagctctatgcaaggattgcaaggtcatttcaggagaggctttaacaagtcaacatcgattagtggtcttggatgtcaagtttaggaacaattcaagtaaggtcagaagaaatagtgtagctcgaacaaagtggtgggagttcaaaggagtaaagcaagtgaagttcaaaaatgaggttctcgagtccgaagcatggaagctgaacATAGAGGCCAAtcatatgtggatacagatggcatcaaagattagaaaagtagctagaaaagtacttggagagtctaaaggacatggaccaccctcaaaagagagatggttgtGGAATGAGggagtacaaaaggcagtgaacagaaaaagggaatggtataagaaattacctaaatgtgataataatgaggtgtatgaacagtacaatatagcaaagaaagaggcaaaaaaggcagttagtcaagcaagagcgcaggcctttaaaaagttatatgagaaacttggaactaaagaagaggagaaagatatttatagattagcaaggagcagagaaaggaaatgtcaagatctcaatcaagttaggtgcattaaagataaagaaggaaaagtgttggtgaaagatgagaacattaaagaaagatggagaaattattttaatgatctctttgatAATAGTCAAAATAGTAATAGCGTGAATGTAGACTATAGAacgatagaaaagaatgtgaattatactagaaggattagatctttagaagtaaaggaagcacttaagagaatgaaagtgggtaaagcctgtggacccgatggaataccaattgaagtgtggaagtgtttggaagatatgggagtggcatggttaactaaattatttaataagattctaaactcaaagaaaatgcctgatgaatgaaggaggagtattttagtgcctatttttaaaaataagggagacatacagagttgctcgaactataggggaattaaacttatgagccatactatgaagtagtGGGAGAGAATTGTGGagtatcgactacgtcatgatacttctatctctctcaatcaatttggcttcatgcccggtcgttcaactatggaagcgatctttctcattagaagcttgatggagaaatatagtgatgtgaagaaagatctacatatggtttttattgatttggagaaggcttatgatagtgttctaagagatgtcctatggagtgtgttagaacaaaaaagggtatctattaggtacatacaagtgttgaaagatatgtatgaaggagcaactactattgtgcgcacagtgggaggggacacaagagattttccaatctcaattggattacaccaaggatcagctataagcccttacctttttacattagttttagataaattgacgaaacatatacaagagagtattccttggtgcatgatatttgcggatgatattattctgatagatgagacgcgagaaggaatcaatagaaagctaaagctttggagaagtactctagagtcaaagggctttaagttaagtagaacaaagacagaatacatgcattgcaagttcagtgaaggccaaactggttatagggaaggagttagtttggatggagtgttactgtcccaaagtaatcactttaaatatctcggctcagtccttcaaatagatggggatgtgaggaggatgttaatcataggattaaagccggatggttgaagtggagacgtgctatGGAAGTTTTATGCGATCACAAGATTCCTAgtaaagttgaaaggaaaattttaccgtacagccatacgaccggctatgttatatgctagtgagtgttgggcattgaaggagtcgtatgcgtctaagataaaagttacagagatgagaatgttaaggtggatgagtggccatactaaactagataaagtccgtaataagagtattagagaaaaagtaggagtggtaccaattgatgataagttgagaaaagggagattgaggtggtttggtcatataaagcgtagacatacggaggctccagttagacaagtagagcacattaggttagaggataaaaagaaaaaaggggtagacctaaattgacttggaggagagtagtacaacatgacctagaagtattacaaatttctgaggatttaacccaaaatcgtttagagtggagaaagcgaatccatatagccgattccaaatttttgggataaagacttagttgagttgagttgaattgagttttatgtattatgtttgtttaaattatataaactttGGTGAAAATTTAGTACGATACGTTTAAttgtttcttaaaaattttcttttgcaaCACTTTATTTAAAATTCTCCAAAGTTTTCGGTTTGTGTTCGGATATCCAATATGCTTAGTCATTTTTTCCTTATTTTCCAGCAAAAAGCACAAAAAAATGATTGGGTTCGGGTGGCATTGGGTAGTATGTGGGTAGTAGTAATCTAATTTGAGATGGGTTCATGTAATTAATGTACTTGGCTAGTTCAGGTTTGGATATTTTAAAATTCGCGGGTATCCTATTTGTTGTCTTTCTTAGTTATACCGGTTGTGTTATGTAACCTGTGTCATAGGCATATCTATGTTAGGTTTGAGCATTTTGATATGATTAATTAAATGGGTCATTCGGATTAGACTTATTTATGTTACATGTGTATGTTGACACAACCCATTTGTGACCTATTGCTAGCTTCATGGCGTTGCTAGAGAATATGGGTGTTTACATTTGATTTTGTGTATTTTGAGTATTTAATCTCTCTATTGTGCAAAAATTTCAGGTTAGATATTTTGCTGAGACTAATAATCTAATATTTTATGtaataatgttaaaaaaaaaagtctCAAGAATAGCAAGCAGGAAATCAAGAAAAGCTTCAGAAGGTTTATTactcattatttggtttataatACCATCTTTCAAGCTCAATCTTACATAAGATTGTTGTGTCTCTGATTTTCTCAGACTATAAACTTGTGCTCAACATGAAATGATATGAGATGGACTTAGTTTGGGATCACCGGTTACCTTGCTGAGACTAATAATCTAATATTTTATGtaataatgttaaaaaaaaaagtctCAAGAATAGCAAGCAGGAAATCAAGAAAAGCTTCAGAAGGTTTATTactcattatttggtttataatACCATATTTCAAGCTCAATCTTACATAAGATTGTTGTGTCTCTGATTTTCTCAGACTATAAACTTGTGCTCAACATGAAATGATATGAGATGGACTTAGTTTGGGATCACCAGTTACCTTGTCACTTTCACTTACCTTAGTGCTGCCATGTGTTCCTATCTTAGGTCACATCTTTCTATTGAAGTAAAAAGACTGGTGATGAGATAATACACTTAGTTATCCATCGAGGCAAACACAAATCAACACAATGGGGAGGGCAAAAAAGGGCCCTAAATTTGCAGCAATGAAGAAGATAGTCACCTCAAAAGCAATTAAAAAGTGAGCTCTTTTACTTTTATCTTTTCTTCTGTGTATTTACCTATTTACTTCTGGCTTTGTGTTGATagtatttttttaattgtttatgaAGGTATAAAGAAGAGGTTTTGAATCCAAATAAAAAAGATCTCTCCAAGGACAAGCTCCCTCGTAATGTGTAAGTCTTTCTGTTTTATGTCACTACCTTGGTTCCCTATTCTCTTAATGATTTCTGAACTTAAAGTTATATTACCTTTTTTAGTaacacattttttttattttattgtaaattaGGCCACAAGTTTCTTCTGCACTTTACTTCAAATACAACACAGCATTGGGGCCACCGTACAGGGTTTTGGTGGACACCAACTTTATCAATTTCTCCATCCAAAGTAAAGTGAGTGGATATTGTTCTCATTTCAGTTGTCTCCATCTGATTTGGTTGTGGTACAAAAAATGTAAAAGTCTAAACATTATGATTATAATATGAGAGATCCCAAAAAGTTAAAATGAAATTGAATGTTTTTGTAATTCTGTTCTTAACAAACATTAACAGTTGGTATACATTCACTTGTTCATTTAGTTTTACTGGGAATTGCATCtcttttactatttattttaGCTCTTACAACATTTTGCCTCCCCCCTCCCCTTTATTTGCAGTTGGATTTGGATAAGGCAATGATGGACTGTTTGTatgcaaaatgtgagttttggggtCTCTGGTTTCCTTCACTATTCTGAACTCTGCATCTTGTTCTTTATTCTATTGATGCCTTGATGTTGCCGTTGATGGTTATTGCTGAATCATCTGTTCCAAAATTTTGGAGCCCTCATCTTATGCTTTCAGAAAAAAAATGATGGATTGATTATCAAATTTATAAGAATGAGAACTGAGACAAATTGTTCTCTCTTTCTGCTCTATTTTTATTGATATATTCCTCCTTTTTTATTGAAAGGTACACCTTGTATCACTGATTGTGTTATGGCAGAGCTTGAGAAGTTAGGTCAGAAATATCGTGTAGCTCTGAGGTATTTTCCCATGTGATTTAGTTACTTCATACTTTTGCTAGTGATATTGGCAAGTTTTGATGACAAATTTTTGTCATCATCAATGAAAATTTATGCATCTTCAGTAAGTATTTATTAAGTGTTTTTATTTATTGTTTAATAGAATTGCTAAGGATCCACATTTTGAGAGACTGCCCGGTATACACAAAGGGACATATGCTGATGACTGTATTATTGACAGGGTTACTCAAGTATAGTTCTGTGCTAATTTCCTAGGTGTtatccctctttctctctctctctctctctctctcaagtgtTTGTCTTTGTCTCTAAATTTTCTCAACTAGGATCTATATCTGCAGAGTTAACTGCCATCCTGTAGGTTATTTGAAGTACCAAATTGAGTACTCCAACATAAAATAAGAGGTGTAGGTTCAGGTCGTCTTATCTTCCATTTCTGTGGCTTCTTCACTTTTGTTTGGAAGATGTTTAAATTTGATTGGAACTAGATAATTGTCATGCAAGTTCCTACATCATCTTTCCAGCCAATCAGTGcaccaagaaattgaacaaataaGATAAAGACAAAAAAAAGAAAGTTTATTTTAGTGATGCATTCTTAATTATAAAGAAATTTAAACCAAGATTGGGTTTAAAGAAGATAAGTTTTGTCACTGAATACCTCCTCCTAGAAGCTAGACCATACACTATCATGTCATGGGAGTTGACCTAGTAAAGAGTGTGTTTACATGCATCTGAGGTAGCTCACACAATAGAAATCCAATTCTCGAGAAACTGCCTTAACTTTCCTTAAGAGTAGTTTGTTTTACCCTGGCATGATCCCACAAAAACACCCCCATCGCCTGCACAAAACTCACCCTCTTCTATCGCCCCACCTgtcaaaaaaaaaagggaaaaaggaaGAAAGTATTTATGCGAATGTTCTTTGGTAGTGACCTGCACATTCCTTATGGTTTTTCTGGTTATACATCCAACATTTCCGTTCAAACTTGTTTGAACTTGCTTTGGGAGCATTTTGTTAGTTATTCATGGCTCTGTTTCTAATACATGCTAAATTGATAATGCCTTTTAATTGATTGGTTGCTTTTATCAATACATCTATGCATAATCTTGTGGGCTTCACTTACATGAACCATTGTTACTTGGAATAGCATAAATGCTATGTTGTTGCTACATGTGATCGTGATCTGAAGCGAAGGATATGCAAGGTACATTCAATAATAACATTCAGTGCATTTAAATGAAATTTGAGTTGAGTTTCTGCTCCAAAGTCTTTTGTTTACTTGCAGATACCCTATGTGCCAATTATGTACATTACTCAACACAAATATTCAATTGAGCGGATGCCTGAAGCAACAATAGGTGGACGTAAGCTCTTTGTTGTGAAACATAGTGTTATGCTCTTCCAATTGGCAGATTtaaattggttttttttttttaatgaaaacttAATATGGGCTGATGAGTTGCAAAGTCACTGTTGAATAATACAGAGCAGCAGGAGACATCTATCATATTTTTTGGAGTAATTTATATGGTTTGATGATTAGTAGTTGGTTCTAAAATGGGAATTCTCAATCATTTTTCTGACTCACATATGTATTTTTGTTGCAGCTCTAAGATTTTGAGGCATCTCAGAGGAGTGAGAAGATACATGGTTTTGTCATAATCTCATATGCTTTTTCTATCCGTCCAATGTTTGGCTGTGTCCTCTAGGATGTTTGGTTCCTATCATGAATTCAAAACATagtaatagaatttttttttttaaaataaaaaattcctATTATAATATCTACTGTTTAATTAGGTGCCCCTTAAACAATTAAGGGCAATAATATTCCTTATCATTTGTTTTGTtcctaaaattaaataattataattttgtatatcataattatgaaatatttattattcaacacaaacacacacacatatatatagacacacactACGACTATCAAAATGATACCGGTGATCGAGTAATGGATAGCGCTGCTCGAGTTTGAATCCGAGCTCTGTGCATTGCTTGTACATTCACTCTTACACTATGTTTGGAAAGAGGGAAAATAAGAGAAGAAAATTTAAgggtaaaataattttatttttcatcattttgtgtttggatagagagaaaataagagataaagaaaaatttaagaggaaaataaaattttttttatctatttctaCTTTCTCTTCAAAATGAAGTGAAAGTGagagaaaaatatataaaattataaatatatctcTATATTATGTAAGTTTTTATTTCTTAACTTGgaggtaaaattataattttactatttataattaatttttcttcctATATTTTTCTTCTATTCaaacataaaaagaaaaatatattttttcctcatcattattaatttttttattttatatgttttctTCTCatcattattaatttttttatttttctttaattatttttcttctttcaatccaaACACAATGTTAAGATATTTGGATAGGTGATACACGTTCAACAGCCAGTTTTAATATTCATTGGACTTTCAAAGATTACAAGTCCCAATTAGATACAATCTCttaattttaatagaaatttatACTAAAATCTATATAAAGGCTATATATTTATTTACAGTTTAGTTTTCATAACTGACGGTTAACTAACTCACTTTTAGTTTACATGCAGCTCCAATTCTTAAATCCATCATCCTGTACCTGTAAAAgagaaaaataacataaaaatataaGGGAAGAGACAATTTTAGGTAGGTCTGCCTTTGAATTAatctataaatattaaaattaaattatttttttataataattttaaataaaataattttcacaTCAGCTcagtatatttaaaattttaaataattttaaaaataattgttaaccAAATCGGGTTCTGGACAAATGACTCAAATTGATCTTTTGTACCTCGTGAGAAAGAAAGTTCTATCTTTTTCATGCGTCTtttgatccttttttttttttgaatctttTGATTTCCAAACGGTGGAGAAGTTCTAATTTGCCAACTCAATCATCTAGCCAGCTCATTCACACTAACGAAGGTTCTCTAAACATAACATGATAATATTAAATTAGGCCCCCAATCTTAACCCGCAAAAAGATATTTTAACGGATGAATGGTCATTTTTACccttacatcttttattaatactcaattttattatttttaaattttttattcaatttattttattttttgatttaagttaaattaattttttccttATAAAAGTTgtgcataaatttaatttttatatatttttaatattaattaattaaaaatatgagtTAATTATTTCTATATGAgagaattaattttaatttaaatcaaaaagtTTGCATTGATTACGCTCAAACTTGAAAAGGATAAAATCCgacataaacaaaaaaaaaatcccaaaaaAATAGTTTTCTTccatattttaattatatgaaaGTGCAAACTGTGGCCTTCTAAATTCCACTAATTACAATTCTACGATGtttttaatttctatttaattataattttgctattaaactttataagtataattatagaaaatttaaattcaatataaagatgagtttaataataataaaattaaatatttgtatttaaatttatatatttattatatacattttattaattttatataaatttcaatataaatatttaatttgatgattattAAACTCATTCACATCAAACAAAACTAATATTATATGCATTCAACTTTATTCAATTACAATTCTCatgtttcttgaatatttattaattataaatttgtcattattaatttaaacatgccttttaaattctatttaatgaaaatttaaaatgcttttttttattttaattatagataTATAAGTAATGACTAACAACATTTTTttataaacaaattaaaaattatgatgtGGTCAGTTTCAATTGAAGAATTATGGTTTAAATATTACTATTTAAGATAATATCACTGATTAATTTTTATGTAAGTAACAAATGTCACTTTTcacttttaattataaatttataattaaagtatttaatatattatataactaatttaaatttataacgtttatagtatatatttataattaataatttagaagaaattataaaaaaattttatacttttaatttttttttaattttatcttatattttaaaaacatattaattaaattttatatttttaaatattatataattttgttatattattaGTGTGATGTGACAGGGACGTAATATCTTCATCAATCACTTAATAAAAATAGTAATGATAGGATAAATATAGTATTAAATTAATCATTTTAAAAGTATAGAATAGgaatgaaaaaattttagaaatatatgactttttttataatttttt
This sequence is a window from Hevea brasiliensis isolate MT/VB/25A 57/8 chromosome 10, ASM3005281v1, whole genome shotgun sequence. Protein-coding genes within it:
- the LOC110632434 gene encoding uncharacterized protein LOC110632434, with translation MGRAKKGPKFAAMKKIVTSKAIKKYKEEVLNPNKKDLSKDKLPRNVPQVSSALYFKYNTALGPPYRVLVDTNFINFSIQSKLDLDKAMMDCLYAKCTPCITDCVMAELEKLGQKYRVALRIAKDPHFERLPGIHKGTYADDCIIDRVTQHKCYVVATCDRDLKRRICKIPYVPIMYITQHKYSIERMPEATIGGRKLFVVKHSVMLFQLADLNCSKILRHLRGVRRYMVLS